The Acinetobacter pittii genome contains a region encoding:
- a CDS encoding alpha/beta hydrolase, whose amino-acid sequence MRLYDNARTVANEHKILAGFQRTSLLSYQKFTHMADIQYGPNPRSTLDLFPLEQAKKTVIFIHGGYWQWCDKSDFAFIAPDVLAKGAQCVLLEYDLAPQSKISDITSQVNQAFDFIREQDWRTDEVVLVGHSAGAHLAAFFLGHPLISEMVLLSGIYDLEPIQSTHLNHALNLSREDILKYSPIHYSDRVTISCSILCGELELDELKWQSQTYFESKKGQDQNLVSFKLIPHINHYTILEHYFRYILS is encoded by the coding sequence ATGAGACTATATGACAATGCTAGAACTGTGGCAAATGAACATAAGATATTGGCAGGATTTCAACGGACAAGTTTACTTAGCTACCAAAAATTCACCCATATGGCAGATATCCAATATGGTCCGAACCCAAGATCAACTTTAGATTTATTTCCTTTAGAGCAAGCCAAGAAGACTGTTATTTTTATTCATGGTGGTTATTGGCAATGGTGTGATAAGTCAGATTTTGCATTTATCGCACCGGATGTTCTAGCCAAGGGCGCACAGTGTGTGCTTTTAGAATATGATCTGGCACCACAAAGTAAAATCTCAGATATTACTTCTCAAGTTAATCAAGCTTTCGATTTTATTCGAGAGCAAGACTGGAGAACCGATGAGGTGGTTCTGGTGGGGCATTCGGCAGGGGCACATCTAGCTGCTTTTTTTTTAGGTCATCCACTTATATCTGAGATGGTGTTGTTAAGTGGAATTTATGATTTAGAGCCTATACAAAGCACTCATTTAAATCATGCGCTCAATCTTTCAAGGGAAGATATCTTAAAATATAGCCCTATTCATTACAGTGATCGAGTTACTATTTCATGTTCAATTTTATGTGGTGAGCTGGAACTTGATGAGTTGAAATGGCAAAGCCAAACTTATTTTGAAAGTAAAAAAGGGCAAGATCAGAATTTAGTATCTTTTAAACTTATACCTCATATTAATCATTATACGATTTTAGAGCATTATTTTAGATATATATTAAGTTAG
- a CDS encoding DUF6527 family protein, giving the protein MKVQYFEGGMYKHMCPACGYLHYIPVHYPFSNGNQWFFNGNLEKPTFAPIITINEYCNYFIKDGFIEYTINCRHPLAGCTVELPELELNNYRL; this is encoded by the coding sequence ATGAAAGTACAGTATTTCGAAGGAGGCATGTATAAACATATGTGTCCTGCTTGCGGATATCTTCATTATATTCCTGTACATTATCCTTTCTCTAACGGCAACCAATGGTTTTTTAATGGTAACTTGGAAAAACCGACATTTGCTCCCATCATAACTATAAATGAATATTGTAATTACTTTATTAAAGATGGTTTTATTGAGTATACTATTAATTGTAGACATCCTTTAGCTGGATGTACGGTTGAGTTACCAGAACTAGAATTAAATAATTATAGATTATAA
- the aprA gene encoding S8 family peptidase, translated as MKFCQVSSFLLTIAVSHLIYAAPATTNPVLGSSQAKGIIKNQYIVILNKDAGPSNDFAKNIAKQHGGKVLQTYDTVLKGFAVYLPEAAGTAFVEAMKKNPNVLSVENDTIIKIDATTQSNPDWGLDRIDQKALPLNSAYSYLQTGSGTTAYIVDTGILSTHQQFSGRVLSGYTAISDGNGTTDCNGHGTHVAGTVGGSTYGVAKNVSLVPIRILGCDGSGASSNVIAGLDWILKNGKKPAVVNMSLGGDANTSLDSAVENLFNNGYVMVVAAGNSNTDACSSSPARVSKAITVAATDNTDTRASYSNYGSCVDIFAPGSQINSSWIGNNTATKILNGTSMATPHVAGVVAEMLQSTPNATPQTISTNLLNQASSNVVKNPSGSPNRLLYKSP; from the coding sequence ATGAAGTTTTGCCAAGTTTCGAGTTTTCTTTTAACAATAGCTGTGAGTCATTTAATTTATGCTGCACCAGCTACAACCAATCCTGTATTAGGTTCTTCTCAAGCAAAAGGAATCATTAAAAACCAATATATTGTTATTCTCAATAAAGATGCTGGTCCTTCTAACGATTTTGCAAAAAATATTGCTAAACAACATGGTGGGAAGGTATTACAGACCTATGACACTGTACTTAAGGGGTTTGCTGTTTATCTGCCTGAGGCTGCTGGTACTGCTTTTGTTGAAGCCATGAAAAAAAATCCAAATGTCCTTTCAGTAGAAAATGACACAATCATAAAAATTGATGCGACTACTCAAAGCAATCCAGATTGGGGGTTAGATCGTATTGACCAAAAAGCCTTACCTTTAAATTCTGCTTACTCCTACTTACAGACAGGCTCTGGGACAACGGCTTATATTGTTGATACAGGAATATTATCTACACATCAACAGTTCTCTGGACGGGTATTAAGTGGTTATACCGCGATATCTGATGGAAATGGCACAACGGATTGTAATGGTCATGGTACTCATGTTGCAGGAACAGTTGGTGGTAGTACGTATGGTGTTGCTAAGAACGTAAGTTTGGTACCAATACGAATTTTAGGATGTGATGGGTCTGGTGCTTCGAGTAACGTGATTGCTGGGTTAGATTGGATATTAAAAAATGGTAAAAAGCCAGCTGTGGTGAATATGTCTTTAGGCGGTGATGCGAACACATCCTTAGATAGCGCAGTAGAAAACTTATTTAATAACGGTTATGTGATGGTTGTCGCTGCAGGAAATTCTAATACAGATGCATGTAGTTCTTCTCCTGCCAGAGTAAGTAAGGCGATTACGGTTGCTGCTACAGATAATACAGATACTCGAGCCAGCTATTCTAATTATGGAAGCTGTGTTGATATTTTTGCACCTGGAAGTCAGATTAACTCTTCTTGGATTGGTAACAATACAGCAACTAAAATTTTAAATGGAACCTCAATGGCTACGCCACATGTTGCTGGGGTAGTTGCTGAAATGTTGCAAAGTACACCTAACGCAACACCTCAGACAATCTCGACCAATCTTTTAAATCAAGCAAGTAGTAATGTGGTAAAAAATCCTTCTGGTAGCCCAAATCGGTTGCTATATAAATCTCCGTAA
- the ybaR gene encoding SulP family inorganic anion transporter, with the protein MLLNVREQWFSNVRADILSGLVVGLALIPEAIAFSIIAGVDPKVGLYASFCIAVIISFVGGRPAMISAATGAMALVMTTLVKEHGLQYLFAATVLTGVIQILAGYFKLAKLMRFVSKSVVIGFVNALAILIFMAQLPELISVTWHVYLLVAIGLGIIYLFPYIPKIGKFFPSPLICIVVVTLLAIFLGFNVRTVGDMGSLPDTLPIFLIPDIPFNLETLLIILPYSLALAAVGLLESMMTATIVDEMTDTSSNKFQECKGQGIANIASGFMGGMAGCAMIGQSMINVKSGGRTRLSTFCAGIFLLILVVFLSDWLKVIPMAALVAVMIMVSISTFEWSSLTQFKNNPKSSNVVMIATVIVVVATHNLALGVLTGVLLSALFLANKLENDIRIETSFEDQARLYELRGQIFFSSSEKFMQSFNFKEAVKEVIIDLTHSHIWDVTSVAMLDSVVNKFQKNGIKVTVRGLNEASSIMIDKYGTHAKI; encoded by the coding sequence ATGTTATTGAATGTCCGAGAACAATGGTTCTCTAATGTCCGCGCAGATATTCTTTCCGGTCTTGTTGTGGGTCTTGCTTTAATTCCAGAAGCAATTGCATTTTCAATTATCGCAGGTGTAGATCCAAAAGTTGGCCTATATGCCTCTTTTTGTATTGCCGTCATTATTTCTTTTGTCGGTGGTCGTCCCGCTATGATTTCGGCGGCTACGGGTGCCATGGCTTTGGTTATGACTACGCTCGTAAAGGAACATGGACTTCAATATTTATTTGCTGCAACGGTATTAACTGGCGTCATACAAATTTTGGCTGGATATTTTAAACTCGCCAAACTCATGCGTTTTGTTTCCAAGTCGGTTGTTATTGGATTCGTTAATGCTTTAGCGATACTCATCTTTATGGCTCAATTACCAGAATTAATAAGCGTGACATGGCATGTCTACTTACTAGTAGCCATTGGTTTAGGAATTATTTATCTATTCCCCTATATTCCCAAAATTGGAAAATTCTTTCCTTCTCCCCTTATCTGTATTGTAGTAGTCACATTACTGGCTATTTTTTTAGGTTTTAATGTTCGAACGGTTGGTGATATGGGTTCACTACCAGACACTTTGCCGATATTTCTAATTCCCGATATTCCTTTTAATTTAGAAACACTCCTGATTATTCTTCCATATTCTTTAGCTCTTGCTGCCGTTGGTCTACTTGAGTCAATGATGACGGCAACAATCGTTGATGAAATGACAGATACATCTAGTAATAAGTTTCAAGAATGTAAAGGTCAAGGCATTGCGAATATCGCTTCAGGTTTTATGGGAGGTATGGCGGGTTGTGCCATGATTGGTCAATCAATGATTAATGTAAAATCGGGTGGTCGCACACGCTTATCCACTTTTTGTGCAGGTATATTCTTACTTATTCTCGTTGTATTTTTAAGTGACTGGTTAAAGGTTATTCCCATGGCCGCTCTGGTTGCCGTCATGATTATGGTATCAATTAGTACTTTTGAGTGGAGTTCACTGACTCAATTTAAAAATAATCCTAAAAGTAGTAATGTTGTTATGATCGCTACCGTTATTGTAGTAGTTGCTACCCATAACTTAGCGTTAGGTGTTTTAACCGGCGTATTACTTTCAGCACTGTTCTTAGCAAATAAACTTGAAAATGATATTCGTATAGAAACTTCATTCGAAGATCAAGCTCGCTTATATGAATTAAGAGGCCAAATATTTTTCAGTTCATCTGAAAAATTTATGCAAAGTTTTAACTTTAAAGAAGCAGTTAAAGAAGTCATTATTGATCTCACTCATTCTCATATTTGGGATGTGACCTCAGTTGCCATGCTAGATTCAGTAGTGAATAAATTTCAGAAGAACGGTATTAAGGTAACGGTGCGTGGTTTAAATGAAGCCAGCTCAATCATGATTGATAAATATGGCACCCATGCAAAAATTTAA
- a CDS encoding SOS response-associated peptidase family protein, translated as MCANFKPIQKKHADQLNLFEPTFEYKLDVFPSDDCPLILSHQNELEWRKAKFGMLPPYAKEIAFKYATYNARTETVEQKRSFKHAWLNDQFALIPVEAIYEPKYINGKAHWYGIFRQDRQPFTLAAIYEETLIDEQKVRSMSILTINADHHPFMKQFHKSTDEKRSIIVIPEDLRNDWLNCSHAEAKDFFLEMPSNEFTSMPKAEMKNYD; from the coding sequence ATGTGTGCGAACTTTAAACCTATTCAGAAAAAACATGCCGATCAATTAAATTTATTTGAACCAACTTTTGAATATAAGTTGGATGTTTTTCCGAGTGATGATTGTCCACTCATTTTATCTCATCAAAATGAGCTTGAGTGGCGAAAAGCTAAATTTGGAATGCTTCCTCCTTATGCCAAAGAAATCGCATTCAAATATGCAACCTATAATGCCAGAACAGAGACAGTAGAACAAAAGCGCTCTTTTAAACATGCTTGGTTAAATGATCAGTTTGCACTTATTCCTGTTGAAGCCATCTATGAACCTAAATACATTAATGGAAAAGCTCATTGGTATGGAATTTTCCGTCAAGATAGACAACCTTTTACCCTTGCTGCAATCTATGAAGAAACACTTATAGATGAACAGAAAGTTAGATCAATGTCGATATTAACAATTAATGCTGATCATCACCCTTTCATGAAACAATTTCACAAATCTACTGATGAAAAACGCTCAATTATTGTAATACCTGAGGATCTTAGAAATGATTGGCTTAACTGCTCTCACGCTGAAGCAAAAGACTTTTTCTTAGAGATGCCTTCGAATGAGTTTACTTCAATGCCTAAAGCCGAAATGAAAAATTATGATTAA
- the gdhB gene encoding glucose/sorbosone family PQQ-dependent dehydrogenase: MNKHLLAKIALLGAAQLVTINAALADVPLTPSQFAKAKTDNFDKKVILSNLNKPHALLWGPDNQIWLTERATGKILRVNPESGSVKTIFQVPEIVNDADGQNGLLGFAFHPDFKNNPYIYISGTFKNPKSTDKELPNQTIIRRYTYNKSTDTLEKPVDLLAGLPSSKDHQSGRLVIGPDQKIYYTIGDQGRNQLAYLFLPNQAQHTPTQQELNGKDYHTYMGKVLRLNLDGSIPKDNPSFNGVVSHIYTLGHRNPQGLAFTPNGKLLQSEQGPNSDDEINLIVKGGNYGWPNVAGYKDDSGYAYANYSAAANKSIKDLAQNGVKVAAGVPVTKESEWTGKNFVPPLKTLYTVQDTYNYNDPTCGEMTYICWPTVAPSSAYVYKGGKKAITGWENTLLVPSLKRGVIFRIKLDPTYSTTYDDAVPMFKSNNRYRDVIASPDGNVLYVLTDTAGNVQKDDGSVTNTLENPGSLIKFTYKAQ, translated from the coding sequence ATGAATAAACATTTATTGGCTAAAATTGCCTTACTGGGCGCTGCTCAGTTAGTTACTATCAATGCAGCATTAGCTGATGTTCCTCTTACTCCTTCTCAATTTGCTAAAGCAAAAACAGATAACTTTGACAAGAAAGTTATTCTATCTAATTTAAATAAGCCGCATGCTTTGTTGTGGGGACCAGATAATCAAATTTGGTTAACTGAAAGAGCAACAGGCAAGATTTTAAGAGTGAATCCTGAGTCGGGCAGTGTAAAAACAATTTTTCAGGTGCCTGAGATTGTTAATGATGCTGACGGACAAAACGGCTTGTTAGGCTTTGCTTTCCATCCTGACTTTAAAAATAATCCTTATATCTATATTTCAGGCACATTTAAAAATCCGAAATCTACAGATAAAGAATTGCCTAATCAAACTATTATTCGTCGTTATACCTATAATAAATCAACAGATACGCTCGAGAAGCCAGTCGATTTATTAGCAGGATTACCTTCATCAAAAGACCATCAGTCAGGTCGTCTTGTCATTGGGCCAGATCAAAAGATTTATTATACGATTGGTGACCAAGGGCGTAACCAGCTTGCTTATTTGTTCTTGCCAAACCAAGCACAACATACGCCAACTCAACAAGAACTGAATGGCAAAGACTATCATACCTACATGGGTAAAGTACTACGCTTAAATCTTGATGGAAGTATTCCAAAGGATAATCCAAGTTTTAATGGGGTGGTTAGCCATATTTATACACTTGGACATCGTAATCCGCAGGGCTTAGCATTCACTCCAAATGGTAAATTGTTGCAGTCTGAACAAGGCCCGAACTCTGACGATGAAATTAACCTCATTGTCAAAGGTGGCAACTATGGTTGGCCGAATGTCGCAGGTTATAAAGATGATAGTGGCTATGCTTATGCTAATTATTCAGCAGCAGCCAATAAGTCAATTAAGGATTTAGCTCAGAACGGAGTAAAAGTAGCTGCAGGAGTTCCTGTAACGAAAGAATCTGAATGGACTGGTAAAAACTTTGTCCCACCATTAAAAACTTTATATACCGTCCAAGATACCTACAACTATAATGATCCAACTTGTGGAGAGATGACTTATATTTGTTGGCCAACAGTTGCGCCGTCATCTGCTTATGTCTATAAGGGCGGTAAAAAAGCAATTACTGGTTGGGAAAATACATTATTGGTTCCTTCTTTAAAACGTGGCGTTATTTTCCGTATCAAGTTAGATCCAACCTACAGTACGACTTATGATGATGCTGTACCAATGTTTAAAAGCAACAACCGTTATCGTGATGTAATTGCAAGCCCAGATGGGAATGTTTTATATGTGTTAACTGATACCGCTGGAAATGTTCAAAAAGATGATGGCTCTGTAACCAATACATTAGAAAATCCAGGATCTCTCATTAAGTTTACATATAAGGCTCAGTAA
- the uspA gene encoding universal stress protein, which yields MSYHHILVPVDGSPTSLIAVNHAAAVAKAFGSKVTLVYALTIDPFISVEFIDSTELAQDYFNKARASIQTILDQAKEQFSQHGISVETKIVEGHTIHTEIIKAATELQADLLVIGSHGRKGFKKFFLGSVTQALLGEIHLPVLVVTE from the coding sequence ATGAGTTATCACCATATCTTGGTTCCAGTCGATGGTTCTCCTACTTCACTTATTGCTGTCAATCATGCAGCGGCAGTTGCTAAGGCCTTTGGTAGTAAAGTGACTCTAGTATATGCGCTGACCATAGATCCTTTTATTTCTGTAGAATTTATTGATAGTACAGAATTAGCACAGGATTACTTTAATAAAGCTAGAGCATCTATTCAGACTATTTTAGACCAAGCGAAAGAACAATTTAGCCAGCATGGAATTTCTGTTGAAACAAAAATTGTTGAAGGTCACACAATTCACACAGAAATTATTAAAGCAGCTACCGAGCTACAAGCAGACTTATTAGTGATTGGTTCTCATGGTCGAAAAGGGTTTAAAAAGTTCTTCTTAGGAAGTGTGACTCAAGCTCTTTTAGGAGAAATTCATTTACCGGTACTCGTCGTAACTGAATAG